One genomic window of Panicum hallii strain FIL2 chromosome 6, PHallii_v3.1, whole genome shotgun sequence includes the following:
- the LOC112897920 gene encoding external alternative NAD(P)H-ubiquinone oxidoreductase B2, mitochondrial-like, translating into MKWAAFLWDGASGARRRPGVSNLLLLVAAASSGGLVAYADSGSDAAVGKPQLPQRKKVVVLGTGWGGTTFLRNLDSRLYDVQVISPRNYFAFTPLLPSVTSGTVEPRSIVEPIRRVLEKKGGEIKFWEAECFKIDPRNKKIHCRSNIGTNLDGNGEFLVDYDYLVVAVGARTNTFNTPGVVENCHFLKEVEDAQKIRRSVMDCFERASLPFLDEEERKKNLHFVVVGGGPTGVEFAASLHDFVTEDLSKLYPSVQHLVKISLIEAADHILTMFDKRITNFAEDKFGRDGIDVKTGYKVVKVSKDAITMQNPATGDISVPYGMAVWSTGIGTRPFIVEFMKQIGQGNRRVLATDEWLRVRECDDVYAIGDCATINQRRVMEDIAEIFRVADKDKSGTLTVKEIQDVLDDIYVRYPQVQLYLKSKQMNGIADLVRSAKGDAEKESVELNIEEFKKALSLVDSQVKFLPATAQVASQQGQYLARCFNKMKDAEEHPEGPIRIRGEGRHRFRPFRYRHLGQFAPLGGEQTAAQLPGDWISIGHSTQWLWYSVYATKQISWRTRMLVVSDWTRRFIFGRDSSCI; encoded by the exons ATGAAGTGGGCGGCCTTCCTGTGGGACGGCGCGtccggcgcccgccgccgccccggcgtctccaacctcctcctcctcgtcgcggCCGCGAG TAGTGGAGGCCTAGTCGCGTATGCGGACTCCGGATCAGATGCTGCTGTTGGGAAGCCCCAGCTTCCTCAGAGGAAAAAAGTCGTGGTGCTTGGGACTGGTTGGGGCGGCACCACATTCCTGAGGAATCTCGACAGCAGATTGTATGACGTGCAGGTCATATCTCCTCGGAACTACTTTGCGTTTACGCCATTGCTCCCAAGTGTCACATCTGGAACAGTTGAGCCAAGGAGCATTGTTGAGCCAATTCGTAGGGTTTTGGAGAAG AAAGGTGGAGAAATCAAATTTTGGGAAGCAGAATGCTTCAAGATTGATCCACGGAACAAGAAAATCCATTGCCGCTCGAATATTGGGACAAATCTTGATGGGAATGGTGAGTTCTTGGTTGACTATGACTATCTTGTGGTAGCTGTCGGAGCTAGGACGAATACATTCAATACTCCTGGTGTGGTCGAGAATTGCCACTTCTTGAAG GAAGTTGAGGATGCTCAAAAGATCAGGCGGAGTGTGATGGACTGCTTTGAGAGGGCAAGCCTCCCCTTCCTGGATGAagaagagaggaagaagaaccttCATTTTGTTGTTGTCGGTGGTGGACCTACTGGAGTGGAATTTGCAGCATCTTTGCATGATTTTGTTACTGAAGACTTATCCAAGCTTTATCCCTCAGTTCAGCACCTTGTCAAGATATCATTGATCGAAGCTGCTGATCACATACTGACCAT GTTTGACAAGAGGATAACAAACTTTGCTGAGGATAAGTTTGGAAGGGATGGCATTGATGTAAAAACAGGATACAAAGTTGTGAAGGTCTCTAAGGATGCGATTACCATGCAAAATCCTGCAACTGGGGACATCTCAGTTCCTTATGGAATGGCTGTCTGGTCGACTGGTATTGGAACTCGTCCATTCATTGTGGAATTCATGAAACAAATTGGCCAG GGGAATAGGCGTGTCTTAGCCACTGATGAGTGGCTTAGGGTCCGTGAATGTGATGATGTCTATGCAATTGGTGATTGTGCTACAATAAACCAGAGGAGAGTAATG GAAGATATTGCAGAAATATTCAGAGTTGCAGATAAAGATAAGTCTGGAACCTTGACTGTCAAAGAGATTCAAGATGTATTGGATGATATTTATGTTAGATACCCACAAGTGCAGCTCTACCTTAAGAGCAAGCAAATGAATGGTATTGCCGATTTAGTGAGGAGTGCCAAAGGAGATGCTGAGAAGGAATCTGTGGAGCTGAATATTGAAGAATTCAAGAAGGCTCTTTCACTGGTGGACTCGCAAGTCAAATTCCTACCTGCAACTGCTCAG GTGGCTTCGCAGCAAGGGCAATATCTTGCTAGGTGTTTTAACAAGATGAAGGATGCTGAAGAACATCCTGAAGGCCCTATCCGCATCAGGGGAGAAGGCCGCCATCGCTTCCGTCCTTTCAG GTACCGGCATCTGGGCCAATTCGCCCCACTAGGAGGTGAGCAAACTGCCGCACAGCTCCCCGGAGACTGGATCTCCATTGGCCACAGCACTCAGTGGCTCTGGTACTCCGTGTATGCGAC CAAACAAATCAGCTGGCGCACGAGGATGCTGGTGGTATCTGACTGGACACGCCGATTCATCTTTGGAAGAGACTCGAGCTGCATATAG